A DNA window from Akkermansiaceae bacterium contains the following coding sequences:
- a CDS encoding c-type cytochrome has protein sequence MRPTTSLFLRPALAAVFLSALPLHAQEKTPAWIWDKKGGSDGQELHIRKVISLQGGEKVRLSATCDNEMAVFVNGKKMAGSKEWENPASVDITPALVKGDNLIAVKAVNRGNGAAGFIAKLLIEKDGKKEEIVTDTSWKVSAKGVKNWNTSASLDESGWAPAVAVGLAGEGPWAGQIKAKTLDNVADVKEPEATPVSAIKVKEGFKVELLHTVKMATEGSWVVSCFDDKGRLIVSDQYGGLFRVTVPAIGGKPEDTKIEPIPVQLGEAQGLCWAFDSLYVVTNSGKYPRGLYRVTDTNKDDVLDKVEQLRQFAPSGGEHGPHAVLPGPDGKSLYVVVGNQTPITEMNKSRVPKNWAEDNLLDPPLIGRGFMREVMAPGGWVAKTDKDGKEWELVTTGFRNQYDAAFDKHGSLFTFDADMEWDFSVPWYRPTRVCEVISGGEYGWRSLSKKWPVRWEDGLPPVTDIGPGSPTGVTFGYGTKFPAKYQNAFYIADWSYGKLYAVHLKPDGAGYKADFEEFITANPLPLTDMSVNPKDGAMYFLIGGRRVQSGLYRVTAVSPAAEAPTPAAPPLLGLRRQLEAFHGKQDAKAVDFAWKYLGHEDRLIRFAARIAVEHQPVSQWKDRALAEKDPRASLTALMALCRAGEGDKALLGPVLDALDRIDFTKLKGLDRETYVRDYQLAFARFGEPEEAVRAKVAKKLSSLFPTKEPWLDVDLAEVLVYLKDADFLPKAVAILETAPTQEEQISHAKNLRLAKAGWTPELRERFFKWVCLRAPLLKGGASFPMFMADIKKDAIAGLTEEEKVKLQPLIDAKPEVKGPEFDYAGRNFVKEWTVKDIDPVLAVGLEGGRNYENGRNLFGATACFVCHRFGSEGGAIGPDLTSVAGKYSPRDLLVHIIEPNKEISDQYGQLEIILNDDSKVYGRIMNLNGDRLSINTDMMNPDAIASVDRKRIKSMEQSKTSMMPPGLLNTCKDTDILDLLAYLLSKGNKEDPLFK, from the coding sequence ATGCGACCTACCACGTCCCTGTTCCTGCGGCCTGCCTTGGCCGCCGTTTTTCTATCCGCCCTCCCGCTCCACGCCCAGGAGAAGACTCCTGCCTGGATCTGGGACAAAAAAGGAGGCTCTGACGGGCAGGAACTCCACATCCGCAAGGTGATTTCCTTGCAGGGAGGGGAGAAAGTGCGCCTCTCCGCCACCTGTGACAATGAGATGGCTGTCTTCGTGAACGGCAAGAAAATGGCCGGGAGCAAGGAGTGGGAAAACCCCGCCAGCGTGGACATCACCCCGGCCCTGGTGAAGGGTGACAACCTCATCGCCGTGAAGGCGGTCAACCGTGGCAATGGAGCCGCGGGATTCATCGCAAAGCTGCTCATCGAAAAGGACGGGAAGAAAGAGGAGATTGTCACCGACACCTCTTGGAAAGTTTCCGCGAAGGGTGTGAAGAACTGGAACACCTCCGCATCCCTGGATGAAAGTGGCTGGGCACCCGCCGTGGCCGTCGGCCTGGCCGGCGAGGGACCATGGGCCGGACAGATCAAGGCGAAGACCCTCGACAACGTGGCGGACGTGAAGGAACCGGAGGCCACCCCGGTGAGCGCCATCAAGGTGAAGGAAGGTTTCAAGGTGGAACTGCTGCATACCGTCAAGATGGCCACGGAAGGCTCATGGGTGGTGTCCTGCTTCGATGACAAGGGACGCTTGATCGTTTCCGATCAATACGGTGGCCTGTTCCGCGTCACGGTCCCTGCCATTGGCGGCAAGCCGGAGGACACCAAGATCGAGCCGATCCCCGTCCAGCTCGGCGAGGCGCAGGGCCTCTGCTGGGCGTTCGATTCGCTCTATGTGGTCACCAACTCCGGCAAATACCCGCGCGGACTCTACCGCGTGACGGACACCAACAAGGATGACGTCCTTGATAAGGTGGAGCAGCTCCGGCAGTTCGCCCCCTCCGGTGGTGAGCACGGCCCGCATGCCGTCCTGCCGGGACCGGATGGAAAGTCACTCTACGTCGTGGTCGGCAACCAGACCCCCATCACGGAGATGAACAAGAGCCGCGTGCCGAAGAACTGGGCGGAGGACAACCTGCTGGACCCGCCGCTCATCGGCCGTGGTTTCATGCGCGAGGTGATGGCCCCCGGTGGCTGGGTGGCGAAGACCGACAAGGACGGCAAGGAGTGGGAACTGGTCACCACCGGCTTCCGCAACCAGTATGACGCCGCCTTCGACAAACATGGCTCGCTCTTCACCTTTGATGCGGACATGGAGTGGGACTTCAGCGTGCCGTGGTACCGCCCCACCCGCGTGTGCGAGGTGATCAGCGGTGGCGAATACGGCTGGCGCTCCCTTTCCAAGAAATGGCCCGTGCGCTGGGAGGATGGCCTGCCCCCCGTGACCGACATCGGTCCGGGATCCCCTACAGGCGTCACCTTCGGCTACGGCACGAAGTTCCCGGCGAAATACCAGAACGCCTTCTACATCGCGGATTGGAGCTACGGGAAGCTCTATGCCGTGCACCTGAAGCCGGACGGAGCGGGCTACAAGGCGGACTTCGAGGAGTTCATCACCGCGAACCCGCTGCCCCTCACCGACATGTCCGTGAACCCGAAGGACGGGGCGATGTATTTCCTCATCGGCGGACGCCGCGTGCAGAGCGGCCTCTACCGTGTGACGGCGGTTTCTCCCGCAGCGGAGGCACCCACCCCGGCGGCACCGCCATTGCTGGGTCTCCGCCGCCAGTTGGAGGCTTTCCATGGCAAGCAGGACGCGAAAGCCGTGGACTTCGCATGGAAATATCTCGGCCATGAGGACCGCCTGATCCGCTTCGCTGCCCGCATCGCCGTCGAGCACCAGCCGGTTTCGCAGTGGAAGGACAGGGCGCTGGCGGAGAAAGATCCGCGTGCCTCGCTGACCGCACTCATGGCGCTGTGCCGTGCCGGGGAAGGGGACAAGGCCCTGCTGGGGCCGGTGCTGGACGCCCTGGACCGCATCGACTTCACCAAGCTCAAAGGCCTGGACCGCGAGACCTACGTGCGTGACTACCAGCTCGCGTTCGCCCGCTTTGGTGAGCCGGAGGAAGCCGTGCGCGCGAAGGTGGCGAAGAAGCTGAGCTCGCTGTTCCCGACCAAGGAACCATGGCTGGATGTCGATCTGGCGGAAGTGCTGGTCTATCTGAAGGACGCGGATTTCCTGCCGAAGGCGGTGGCCATCCTCGAAACCGCTCCCACGCAGGAGGAACAGATCTCCCATGCGAAGAACCTGCGGCTGGCCAAGGCCGGATGGACGCCGGAACTGCGCGAGCGCTTCTTCAAGTGGGTCTGCCTGCGCGCCCCGCTGCTCAAGGGCGGTGCCAGCTTCCCGATGTTCATGGCGGACATCAAGAAAGACGCCATCGCCGGACTGACGGAGGAGGAGAAGGTGAAGCTCCAGCCGCTCATCGACGCCAAGCCGGAGGTGAAGGGACCGGAGTTCGACTATGCGGGCAGGAACTTCGTCAAGGAGTGGACCGTGAAGGACATCGACCCGGTGCTGGCGGTGGGGCTGGAAGGCGGGCGGAACTATGAGAACGGCCGTAATCTTTTCGGCGCCACCGCTTGCTTCGTCTGCCACCGCTTCGGCAGTGAGGGCGGCGCAATCGGTCCGGACCTGACCAGCGTGGCGGGGAAATACAGCCCGCGCGACCTGCTGGTCCACATCATCGAGCCGAACAAGGAGATCAGCGACCAATACGGCCAGCTCGAGATCATCCTCAACGACGACTCGAAGGTCTATGGCCGCATCATGAACCTGAACGGCGACAGGCTTTCGATCAACACGGACATGATGAACCCGGATGCGATTGCCTCCGTGGATCGCAAGCGGATCAAGTCCATGGAGCAGAGCAAGACCAGCATGATGCCTCCGGGGCTGCTCAACACCTGCAAGGACACGGACATCCTGGACCTGTTGGCCTACCTCCTCAGCAAGGGCAACAAGGAAGACCCGCTGTTCAAGTAA
- a CDS encoding glucosidase → MTREHERLAEDKERAKNWKRWGPYLSERQWGTVREDYSEHGNSWANFPHDQARRRAYRWGEDGLNGWSDRQCHLCFAPALWNGQDTILKERLFGLGGNEGNHGEDVKECYYYLDSTPTHSYTKALYKYPQVTYPYTAIRVENQRLGRTGPELEIADMGVFDGGRYFDVMQEVAKRTPDDLLWKITVTNNGPEAAPIHVLPSLWFRNDWVWGNERDMPLLKPVISLEEEGITAFHEKLGTYRFIVGSPDAEDDFPWLFTENETNNQSVFGTENLTPHVKDAFHNFIIKGQEESVSPNAKGTKTAAHLQFMVPAGGSVVVRCRLHSIKEDNGIAGLDRFEETLAARAGESDEFYDQVIPSGISADERMICRQGYAGLLWTKQYFHYVVEDWLKGDPAMAKPPANRYEGRNNDWPHFYARDILSMPDKWEYPWFAAWDTAFHMLPFAAIDPDFAKHQLLLLLREWYMHPNGQLPAYEWNFSDVNPPVHAWAVWRVYKIADNKGERDILFLERAFQKLLLNFTWWVNRKDVEGRHVFAGGFLGLDNIGVFDRSSSLPGGGRLHQADGTAWMASFCLTMLAMALELALQKPAYEDIASKFFEHFVSITDAMNSLGGTGLWDEQDSFYYDQLIIDHEDPIPLRIRSLVGLLPLCAVTVLKQKTIDSLPGFRKRMDWFLTNRPELLKYITVRRVPGSKNPGRCLLAIPSEARLRKCLERMLSKEDFLSNFGIRSLSKAHWKKPFVFEHAGQHHEVAYTPGEATTDMFGGNSNWRGPIWFPINFLIIEALERYYYFYGDTFTIEHPTGSGKMKTLLEVAIDLCDRLISLFMPDHRGYRPCFGDAERYTDVPHWQNLLLFHEYFHAETGEGLGASHQTGWTALVVRLVRERREKLVNPQSMCAIQGGKEVNPVR, encoded by the coding sequence ATGACTCGGGAACACGAACGCCTTGCCGAAGACAAGGAGCGCGCGAAGAACTGGAAGCGCTGGGGGCCCTACCTCAGCGAGAGGCAGTGGGGTACCGTCCGTGAGGACTACTCGGAGCATGGGAACAGCTGGGCGAACTTCCCCCATGACCAGGCGAGGCGGCGGGCCTACCGGTGGGGTGAGGACGGCCTGAACGGCTGGAGCGACCGCCAATGCCACCTTTGTTTCGCCCCCGCCCTGTGGAACGGACAGGACACCATCCTGAAAGAGCGGCTTTTCGGGCTGGGCGGAAACGAGGGCAACCACGGGGAGGACGTGAAGGAGTGCTACTACTATCTGGACTCCACCCCCACCCATTCCTACACGAAGGCGCTCTACAAGTACCCGCAGGTCACCTATCCCTACACGGCCATCCGTGTGGAAAATCAGCGGCTGGGCCGCACCGGTCCGGAGCTGGAGATCGCGGACATGGGCGTGTTCGACGGAGGCCGCTACTTTGACGTGATGCAGGAGGTGGCGAAACGCACGCCGGACGACCTGCTGTGGAAGATCACCGTCACCAACAACGGCCCGGAGGCCGCGCCCATCCACGTGCTGCCCAGCCTGTGGTTCCGCAACGACTGGGTCTGGGGGAACGAACGGGACATGCCGCTGCTGAAGCCGGTGATCTCACTGGAAGAAGAAGGCATCACCGCTTTCCACGAAAAGCTGGGCACCTACCGCTTCATCGTCGGTTCACCGGACGCGGAGGATGATTTCCCGTGGCTGTTCACTGAGAACGAGACGAACAACCAGTCGGTCTTCGGCACGGAGAACCTCACGCCCCATGTGAAGGACGCGTTCCACAATTTCATCATCAAGGGCCAGGAGGAATCCGTTTCCCCGAACGCGAAAGGCACGAAGACGGCCGCCCACCTCCAGTTCATGGTCCCGGCGGGTGGCTCCGTGGTGGTCCGCTGCCGGTTGCACTCCATCAAGGAAGACAATGGCATCGCGGGGCTGGACCGGTTCGAGGAAACGCTGGCCGCACGCGCCGGGGAAAGCGATGAGTTCTATGATCAGGTGATCCCCTCCGGCATCTCCGCGGATGAGCGGATGATCTGCCGCCAGGGCTACGCCGGCCTGCTGTGGACGAAGCAGTATTTCCACTACGTGGTGGAGGACTGGCTCAAGGGCGACCCCGCGATGGCGAAGCCGCCGGCCAACCGCTACGAGGGACGTAACAACGACTGGCCGCACTTTTACGCACGCGACATCCTCTCGATGCCGGACAAGTGGGAATACCCATGGTTCGCGGCGTGGGACACCGCCTTCCACATGCTGCCCTTCGCTGCGATCGACCCGGACTTCGCGAAGCACCAGCTCCTGCTGCTGCTGCGGGAGTGGTACATGCACCCGAACGGCCAGCTCCCCGCCTACGAGTGGAACTTTTCCGATGTGAACCCGCCCGTCCATGCGTGGGCGGTCTGGCGGGTGTACAAGATCGCGGACAACAAGGGCGAGCGGGACATCCTCTTCCTGGAGCGGGCATTCCAGAAACTGCTGCTCAACTTCACCTGGTGGGTGAACCGCAAGGACGTGGAGGGTCGCCATGTGTTCGCCGGGGGCTTCCTCGGGCTGGACAACATCGGGGTCTTCGACCGCTCCTCATCCCTGCCCGGCGGTGGCCGCCTGCACCAGGCGGACGGCACCGCGTGGATGGCCTCCTTCTGCCTGACCATGCTGGCCATGGCGCTGGAGCTGGCCCTCCAGAAGCCCGCCTACGAGGACATCGCGTCGAAGTTCTTCGAGCATTTCGTCAGCATCACGGACGCCATGAACTCCCTGGGAGGGACCGGCCTGTGGGACGAGCAGGACAGCTTCTACTACGACCAGCTCATCATCGACCATGAGGACCCCATCCCGCTGCGCATCCGTTCCCTGGTCGGGTTGCTGCCGCTCTGCGCGGTGACCGTGCTCAAGCAGAAGACCATCGATTCCCTGCCGGGTTTCCGCAAACGGATGGACTGGTTCCTGACCAACCGTCCGGAACTCCTCAAATACATCACCGTCCGCAGGGTGCCCGGCAGCAAGAACCCGGGCCGGTGCCTGCTGGCCATCCCTTCGGAGGCACGGCTGCGGAAGTGCCTGGAGCGCATGCTCAGCAAGGAGGACTTCCTTTCGAACTTCGGCATCCGCTCGCTGAGCAAGGCCCACTGGAAAAAGCCGTTCGTCTTCGAGCACGCGGGCCAGCACCACGAGGTGGCCTACACGCCCGGAGAGGCGACCACCGACATGTTCGGCGGAAACTCCAACTGGCGCGGGCCGATCTGGTTCCCCATCAATTTCCTGATCATCGAGGCGCTGGAACGTTACTACTACTTCTATGGGGACACGTTCACCATCGAGCATCCCACCGGCTCAGGAAAGATGAAGACCCTGCTGGAAGTCGCCATCGATCTCTGCGACCGGCTCATCTCCCTGTTCATGCCGGATCACAGGGGCTACCGGCCTTGCTTCGGTGACGCGGAACGCTACACGGACGTGCCACACTGGCAGAATCTCCTGCTGTTCCACGAATACTTCCACGCGGAGACCGGAGAAGGACTGGGAGCATCCCACCAGACCGGCTGGACCGCCTTGGTGGTCCGCCTGGTCCGCGAACGGCGCGAGAAGCTGGTGAACCCGCAGAGCATGTGCGCCATCCAGGGAGGCAAGGAAGTGAATCCGGTGAGGTGA
- the hisB gene encoding imidazoleglycerol-phosphate dehydratase HisB — protein MPASRTASRSRKTAETSIELSIDLDGSGVSSIDTGIPFFDHMLTLFSKHGLFDLNVKTVGDIEVDGHHTIEDTGIVIGDCIREALGTKEGIRRYGCCYLPMDETLARVVVDLSNRPHLEFRAPANTASAPNMPFTLVEEFCRAVASNLRANIHVELLYGRDGHHIAEAIFKGLARALRDACERDPRVKGIPSTKEAL, from the coding sequence ATGCCAGCATCCCGTACCGCCAGCCGCAGCCGGAAGACCGCTGAAACCTCCATCGAACTGTCCATTGACCTGGACGGATCCGGAGTTTCGTCGATCGACACCGGCATCCCGTTCTTTGATCACATGCTCACGCTGTTTTCCAAGCACGGGTTGTTCGACCTCAACGTGAAAACCGTGGGGGACATCGAGGTGGACGGGCATCACACCATCGAGGACACCGGCATCGTCATCGGTGACTGCATCCGTGAGGCGCTGGGCACGAAGGAAGGCATCCGTCGCTATGGGTGTTGTTATCTGCCCATGGATGAGACGCTCGCCCGTGTCGTCGTGGACCTGAGCAACCGTCCGCACCTGGAGTTCCGCGCTCCAGCAAACACCGCGTCCGCTCCGAACATGCCCTTCACCCTGGTGGAGGAGTTCTGCCGCGCCGTGGCGTCCAATCTGCGCGCGAACATCCACGTCGAGCTTCTCTACGGCCGCGACGGCCACCACATCGCCGAGGCGATCTTCAAAGGTCTCGCCCGGGCGCTGCGGGATGCGTGCGAACGCGACCCGCGGGTGAAGGGAATCCCGAGCACCAAGGAGGCGTTGTGA
- the hisH gene encoding imidazole glycerol phosphate synthase subunit HisH, translating to MKVSLIDYGAGNLRSVANALRAIGVEPEITSGPGIPEGTTHLVLPGVGSFGDCMDELSKRGLIEPIRQWVLDGKPYLGICLGYQILFEWSEETPGVAGLGVLPGQVKRFTDQPGVKVPHMGWNSVVPRRAESGSWQGLGLEPYFYYVHSYFPVPADDSIIAAETEYGGEKFAAAVERPNLLACQYHPEKSQEAGLRLIRNFLGV from the coding sequence GTGAAGGTTTCACTCATCGACTACGGCGCCGGGAATCTCCGCAGCGTCGCGAACGCGCTGCGTGCCATCGGAGTGGAACCGGAGATCACCTCCGGCCCGGGAATTCCGGAAGGAACCACCCACCTGGTCCTGCCGGGTGTCGGTTCGTTCGGGGACTGCATGGACGAGCTTTCGAAGCGCGGCCTCATCGAGCCGATCCGCCAGTGGGTTCTGGACGGAAAGCCCTACCTGGGCATCTGCCTGGGCTACCAGATCCTTTTCGAATGGAGCGAGGAAACGCCTGGTGTGGCCGGTCTCGGCGTCCTGCCCGGCCAGGTGAAGCGTTTCACCGACCAACCGGGGGTCAAGGTGCCCCACATGGGCTGGAACTCCGTGGTTCCCCGCAGGGCGGAATCCGGCAGTTGGCAGGGCCTCGGCCTCGAACCCTATTTCTACTACGTCCACTCCTACTTCCCCGTCCCGGCGGATGATTCCATCATCGCGGCGGAGACCGAGTACGGTGGCGAAAAGTTCGCGGCGGCGGTCGAAAGGCCGAACCTGCTGGCCTGCCAGTATCACCCTGAGAAAAGCCAGGAAGCCGGCCTCCGCCTCATCCGGAATTTCCTGGGGGTGTAA
- a CDS encoding riboflavin synthase, whose product MFTGLVEATGTVVSLTSLGEQAKLLLDIPFAGELALGDSVAVNGCCLTVASFEPGGVTFDILSQTLKVTSLGHLEEGSTVNLERALRVGDRLGGHFVQGHVDATGGIIGISPHGQDHMLEISLPREIHRLCIDKGSLAIDGISLTIAELRENSAVFWITPHTWEHTHLRAAAEGQPVNLEADLLAKHVDKLLAARA is encoded by the coding sequence ATGTTTACTGGACTTGTTGAAGCCACCGGCACCGTTGTTTCGCTGACCTCGCTGGGAGAGCAGGCGAAGCTGCTGCTCGACATCCCCTTTGCCGGGGAGCTTGCCCTTGGTGATTCCGTGGCGGTCAACGGCTGCTGCCTCACCGTGGCTTCCTTCGAGCCGGGCGGCGTGACCTTCGACATCCTCAGCCAGACGCTGAAGGTCACTTCACTGGGCCATCTGGAGGAAGGTTCCACCGTCAATCTGGAACGCGCGCTGCGCGTCGGGGACCGGCTGGGCGGACACTTCGTGCAGGGCCATGTGGACGCCACCGGCGGCATCATCGGGATCAGCCCGCACGGGCAGGACCACATGCTGGAGATCTCCCTGCCACGGGAGATCCACCGCCTCTGCATCGACAAGGGATCGCTGGCCATCGACGGCATCTCCCTGACCATCGCGGAACTGCGGGAAAACAGCGCCGTGTTCTGGATCACCCCGCACACCTGGGAGCACACGCACCTCAGGGCGGCGGCGGAAGGCCAGCCGGTGAACCTGGAGGCCGACCTGCTGGCGAAGCACGTGGACAAGCTGCTGGCGGCACGCGCCTGA